A region of uncultured Desulfobacter sp. DNA encodes the following proteins:
- a CDS encoding class II fructose-bisphosphate aldolase, with the protein MTHSQSEEYRKLLDYGRPPNVKKCFPNSGALIVSGKYIDRAMLAKGRCMTIAANGRNAFVIKGTLAAAQRANAAVIIEIARSEGGTGAYCATSLWNIARQTDAYMNEMGITIPVAIHADHFGIKNPEDVEPAKTEIRSLFDAGITSIAIDASHMPDDQNLLANIELNPYIPEWAGLETEVGEIKGKDGLSTPEEALFLIQGLNAHGIFPDWIALNNGTTHGIEQSDSGINVTLTKQIHTALAPYGISGAQHGTSGNNSERLRKIAQDTKTTKANVATALQMISWGVKVNDFGNAIMDESGSFIKEAGKGVARATWEKMCAFAAAKGWQKGNFKNLNLPFENILTAQDSTVRERMVKNVESFVFTLLTDVFNATDTADLIKTAILETQSCTPGFKSEKIEQENEWTQEKIIHKASKITADKGPKGNFDD; encoded by the coding sequence ATGACCCACTCACAAAGCGAAGAATACCGCAAACTGCTTGATTACGGAAGACCTCCAAATGTTAAAAAATGCTTCCCCAACTCCGGGGCGCTGATTGTCAGTGGTAAATATATCGATAGGGCCATGCTGGCCAAGGGTCGGTGTATGACCATTGCGGCCAACGGTAGAAATGCTTTTGTCATTAAAGGAACCCTTGCCGCAGCCCAGCGCGCCAATGCGGCCGTTATCATTGAAATTGCGCGCTCCGAAGGCGGGACCGGGGCCTATTGTGCCACCAGTCTGTGGAATATAGCCAGGCAAACTGATGCGTATATGAATGAGATGGGTATAACCATTCCCGTAGCCATACATGCAGACCATTTCGGAATTAAGAACCCCGAGGATGTAGAACCTGCAAAAACCGAAATCCGGTCTTTATTTGATGCCGGCATTACCTCCATTGCCATTGACGCATCCCACATGCCCGATGACCAGAACCTTTTGGCGAATATTGAATTAAATCCGTATATACCTGAATGGGCAGGCCTTGAAACTGAGGTTGGTGAGATAAAAGGGAAAGATGGCCTTTCAACACCTGAAGAAGCCCTGTTTCTCATCCAGGGACTCAATGCCCACGGCATTTTTCCTGACTGGATTGCCCTGAACAACGGTACCACCCACGGCATCGAACAAAGCGATTCCGGCATCAATGTCACTTTGACCAAGCAAATCCATACGGCATTAGCTCCTTACGGAATTTCCGGGGCCCAGCATGGTACATCGGGGAACAATTCCGAGAGGTTGCGCAAAATTGCCCAGGACACAAAGACCACAAAAGCCAATGTTGCCACAGCCCTTCAGATGATCTCCTGGGGGGTCAAGGTGAATGATTTCGGCAATGCTATTATGGATGAATCCGGCAGCTTCATCAAAGAGGCTGGCAAAGGGGTCGCCCGGGCAACCTGGGAAAAGATGTGCGCTTTTGCCGCCGCCAAAGGCTGGCAGAAGGGCAACTTTAAAAATTTGAACCTTCCTTTTGAAAATATTCTGACAGCCCAAGATTCCACTGTTCGGGAACGGATGGTAAAAAATGTTGAATCATTTGTGTTTACGCTGCTCACCGATGTATTTAACGCAACCGACACAGCCGACCTTATAAAAACAGCAATTCTTGAAACCCAGTCATGCACACCAGGCTTTAAATCTGAAAAAATTGAACAAGAAAATGAATGGACCCAGGAAAAAATTATTCATAAGGCGTCCAAAATCACAGCGGATAAAGGCCCTAAAGGAAATTTTGATGATTAA
- a CDS encoding (Fe-S)-binding protein translates to MSTIIAPAHYLLFGFIPTMILSFLLPIVGVGLFTYIMARRIAPLVRANPDYRFNDIPKRIINLIVVWLGQIRQPRYMKAGVLHIIIFAGFLILSIRSISLVIMGVFPGYVFPGLDGILGVVYSYVKDYAATAVLGACIVAAYRRGIEKPARYAVPEKYGHDHTAEAVFVLGIISTLMISESMFEAAAIAFTYNSGGDAHFPALFSLAWFFAKILRLASLEFLQGLHIFMYYVHDFTFFFFLCFLPLGKHFHVITSIFNVFFMRVKKGNIKPVKYGISDEELDNLESFGVKKLEDFTWKHMLDFYSCADCGRCSDQCPANAAGRPLSPRFITIKARDLIFKNYPIKTGVIYKSDKLLVEDIYTEDEIWSCTTCGACEQECPLGIEYIDKMVDMRRGMVDEGMVPQSLQKPLKALEKRGNPYGKMEKKRAEWALEKTFAETHTVKDLSQESAETLYFVDSITSYDDNIQDIARRTSVILEKAGVDFGILGKDEKDSGNEVLRFGEEMLYQDLKAQNTAAILESGVKQIVTADPHALNALKNDYKGLPPVKHISEIVAEKIKSGDLMMKRCKNQNKVYVYHDPCYLGRHNSIYESPRQAMDAIAGLTRVELEKSRDRSFCCGGGGLMLFYEPEEETRMGVLRVNMAAEAGANVIVTACPFCLVNIQDAIKVAGKEGEMEAIDFTQLIEEHLA, encoded by the coding sequence ATGTCTACGATCATAGCTCCGGCACACTATCTGTTGTTCGGTTTTATTCCAACAATGATTTTATCATTTCTTCTGCCGATTGTCGGTGTAGGGCTCTTTACCTACATCATGGCACGAAGGATTGCCCCTCTGGTTCGGGCCAATCCGGATTATCGCTTTAATGATATTCCGAAACGGATCATAAATCTGATTGTCGTCTGGTTGGGTCAGATCCGCCAACCCAGATACATGAAGGCCGGGGTGCTGCACATCATTATCTTTGCCGGTTTTTTAATCCTTTCCATCCGCTCCATCAGCCTTGTTATTATGGGCGTATTCCCAGGATATGTCTTCCCGGGGTTAGACGGGATTCTGGGTGTCGTTTACAGTTATGTAAAAGATTATGCAGCCACCGCCGTTCTTGGGGCCTGTATCGTCGCAGCCTACCGCAGGGGCATTGAAAAGCCCGCACGCTATGCCGTGCCTGAAAAATATGGTCATGACCATACAGCCGAAGCCGTTTTTGTTCTGGGCATCATCTCCACCCTGATGATATCGGAAAGCATGTTTGAAGCTGCCGCCATTGCTTTCACCTATAACAGTGGTGGTGACGCCCATTTCCCGGCACTTTTCTCCCTGGCCTGGTTTTTTGCAAAGATCCTGAGGCTGGCATCCCTGGAATTTCTCCAGGGTCTGCACATCTTTATGTATTATGTGCATGATTTTACCTTTTTCTTCTTTTTGTGTTTTCTGCCCTTGGGCAAACACTTCCACGTCATCACTTCAATTTTCAACGTATTTTTCATGCGCGTAAAAAAAGGCAATATCAAGCCGGTTAAATACGGGATTTCCGACGAGGAACTGGATAACCTGGAATCCTTTGGCGTTAAAAAACTTGAGGATTTTACCTGGAAGCACATGCTTGATTTTTACTCCTGCGCAGACTGCGGCCGCTGCTCAGACCAGTGCCCTGCCAATGCTGCAGGCCGTCCTTTGTCCCCGCGGTTCATCACCATAAAGGCCAGGGACCTTATCTTTAAAAACTATCCCATTAAGACCGGTGTTATTTATAAATCGGACAAACTTCTGGTGGAGGATATTTATACAGAGGATGAAATCTGGTCCTGTACCACCTGCGGAGCCTGTGAACAGGAGTGTCCATTGGGTATAGAATATATTGACAAGATGGTTGACATGCGTCGTGGCATGGTGGATGAGGGCATGGTTCCCCAGTCCCTTCAAAAACCCCTTAAAGCCCTTGAAAAAAGAGGCAATCCCTATGGCAAAATGGAGAAGAAACGTGCAGAGTGGGCTTTGGAAAAGACCTTTGCCGAAACCCATACTGTTAAAGATCTCAGCCAGGAGAGTGCCGAGACCCTCTATTTTGTAGACAGCATCACCTCCTATGACGACAATATCCAGGACATTGCCCGCAGAACCTCCGTTATCCTTGAAAAAGCCGGTGTGGATTTCGGTATTCTGGGCAAGGATGAAAAAGACAGCGGCAACGAGGTGCTCCGGTTTGGTGAAGAGATGCTTTATCAGGATCTTAAAGCCCAGAATACCGCAGCCATTCTTGAATCCGGTGTAAAACAGATCGTCACGGCAGACCCCCATGCCCTGAATGCTTTAAAAAACGATTACAAGGGCTTGCCCCCTGTCAAGCACATCAGTGAGATCGTGGCTGAAAAGATTAAATCCGGCGACCTGATGATGAAACGGTGTAAAAACCAGAATAAAGTATACGTGTACCATGATCCCTGCTATCTGGGACGCCATAACAGTATTTATGAATCCCCGAGACAGGCGATGGATGCCATTGCCGGTCTGACACGGGTGGAACTGGAAAAAAGCCGTGACCGCTCCTTCTGCTGCGGCGGCGGCGGCCTGATGCTGTTTTATGAGCCCGAAGAGGAGACCCGCATGGGCGTTCTCAGGGTGAATATGGCAGCGGAAGCCGGAGCCAATGTGATTGTCACGGCCTGTCCTTTCTGTCTGGTGAATATCCAGGATGCCATCAAGGTGGCCGGAAAAGAGGGTGAGATGGAGGCCATTGATTTTACCCAGCTCATTGAGGAACATTTAGCGTAG
- a CDS encoding electron transfer flavoprotein subunit alpha/FixB family protein, which yields MTHIFAYVPFKNGVAEDVALEFPDAAKKIDAGASLTAVVAGSGADLDKVANELTKTYSEVIKINNPAMAYPNAEIVRKALVNIIPADAIVLVPHDTFGMDLAPGLSIKLDSAYAADVVDFEGMDGTAVKLVRQELGGAVSTHVTCDAAAGAVITIRPGAFTPVDGGASGSVVDKSGDTGDLSAKRTFLEVVEAEVGDVDITKADVLVSIGRGIEDEDNIEIAQNLADAMGAVVSCSRPIVDAKWLEKSRQVGTSGQTVKPKVYMAMGISGSFQHMGGIKGNPFIVAVNKNPKAPIFQVADVGIVENILEFMPALQEAIEAL from the coding sequence ATGACACATATTTTTGCATATGTTCCATTTAAAAACGGGGTGGCCGAAGATGTGGCTCTGGAGTTCCCGGATGCTGCAAAAAAAATTGATGCCGGTGCATCTTTGACTGCTGTCGTTGCCGGTTCCGGCGCTGATCTGGACAAAGTGGCCAATGAGTTGACCAAAACCTATTCAGAAGTCATTAAAATTAACAATCCCGCCATGGCCTATCCCAATGCCGAGATCGTGAGAAAAGCCCTGGTCAATATCATTCCTGCCGACGCCATTGTCCTGGTGCCCCACGATACATTTGGCATGGATTTGGCCCCCGGTCTGTCCATCAAGCTGGATTCAGCCTATGCTGCCGACGTTGTTGATTTCGAAGGCATGGACGGAACCGCCGTAAAGCTTGTTCGCCAGGAACTGGGCGGCGCGGTGTCCACCCATGTAACCTGCGATGCGGCTGCCGGCGCTGTCATCACCATTCGTCCGGGGGCATTTACTCCGGTTGACGGCGGTGCTTCCGGTTCCGTGGTTGACAAATCCGGTGATACCGGTGACCTTTCCGCCAAAAGAACCTTCCTGGAAGTGGTTGAAGCCGAAGTCGGGGATGTTGATATCACCAAAGCCGACGTTCTGGTCTCCATTGGCCGGGGTATTGAAGATGAAGACAACATTGAAATTGCCCAGAACCTGGCTGATGCCATGGGTGCCGTGGTTTCCTGCTCCCGCCCCATTGTTGACGCCAAATGGCTTGAAAAATCCCGTCAGGTCGGTACCTCCGGCCAGACCGTTAAGCCCAAAGTTTATATGGCCATGGGTATTTCCGGCTCCTTCCAGCACATGGGCGGTATAAAGGGCAATCCCTTTATTGTTGCTGTGAACAAGAACCCCAAAGCACCGATTTTCCAGGTTGCTGATGTCGGTATCGTGGAAAATATTCTTGAGTTCATGCCTGCACTCCAGGAAGCCATTGAAGCGCTATAG
- the thyA gene encoding thymidylate synthase — protein sequence MDAYSNIVKKVMTQGQVKENRTGVDTIAVAGAMFEHDMARGFPLLTTKYVPFALVASELEFFIKGITDKNWLRDRNNHIWDEWCSPAKVSYGHDEETRKKMMDERELGPIYGFQWRHFGGGYQAWDKAPVPTGLDQLKKLVNTLKTNPDDRRMIVSAWNPMDLYQMALPPCHYGFQVTVIKGRLNLLWNQRSVDTALGLPFNIASYGLLLELLALESGFKPGMLVGFLGDTHIYENHIQGLTQQLERKPFALPGIEIPSFTSIFDWQYKDTILTDYRYHPAIRFEIAV from the coding sequence ATGGACGCTTATTCAAATATTGTCAAAAAGGTTATGACCCAGGGCCAGGTCAAGGAGAACCGCACCGGGGTGGACACCATTGCCGTTGCCGGAGCCATGTTTGAACATGACATGGCCCGGGGGTTTCCATTGCTGACCACCAAATATGTTCCCTTTGCCCTTGTGGCAAGCGAACTGGAATTTTTCATCAAAGGCATCACGGATAAAAACTGGCTGAGGGACAGGAACAACCACATCTGGGATGAATGGTGTTCACCGGCCAAAGTCTCCTACGGGCACGATGAAGAAACCAGGAAAAAAATGATGGATGAACGGGAACTTGGTCCTATTTACGGGTTCCAGTGGCGGCATTTTGGCGGTGGATATCAGGCCTGGGACAAAGCACCGGTTCCGACCGGGCTGGACCAACTGAAAAAACTGGTGAACACCCTGAAAACCAATCCCGATGACCGGCGGATGATTGTGTCAGCCTGGAACCCCATGGATCTGTATCAGATGGCTTTGCCGCCTTGCCACTACGGGTTTCAGGTCACCGTTATCAAAGGACGGCTTAATCTGCTGTGGAACCAGAGATCTGTGGATACAGCTTTAGGGCTTCCCTTCAATATTGCCAGCTATGGACTTCTTTTAGAGCTTCTGGCTCTGGAATCGGGGTTCAAGCCTGGTATGCTTGTGGGCTTTTTAGGGGACACCCACATTTATGAAAATCATATTCAGGGACTGACACAACAGCTTGAAAGAAAACCCTTTGCCTTGCCTGGTATCGAAATACCCTCTTTTACCTCTATTTTTGACTGGCAGTACAAGGACACGATTTTAACGGACTACCGGTACCACCCGGCCATCCGGTTTGAGATTGCAGTTTAA
- a CDS encoding transposase → MPVNIKTLIDDAQCYGTVRELRWPEGCQCPFCDSKRVIKRGFDEKEPAKQRYECKDCSKRFDDLADTIFAGHHQPLKVWVLCLCFMGLNLSNKQIAKKLDPNRTDVHKMTTQLREGVVKKSHK, encoded by the coding sequence ATGCCGGTAAATATAAAAACTCTGATTGATGATGCACAATGCTACGGCACTGTTCGGGAGTTACGCTGGCCGGAAGGATGCCAATGTCCGTTCTGTGATTCCAAACGAGTAATCAAAAGGGGATTCGATGAAAAAGAACCTGCCAAACAGCGTTATGAATGTAAAGATTGCAGCAAACGCTTCGATGATCTGGCGGACACCATTTTCGCTGGACATCATCAACCCCTTAAAGTGTGGGTACTGTGCCTCTGTTTTATGGGGCTGAACCTGTCCAACAAACAGATTGCCAAAAAACTGGACCCGAACCGCACCGATGTTCATAAGATGACCACCCAACTTCGTGAAGGCGTGGTAAAAAAAAGCCACAAGTAA
- a CDS encoding TetR/AcrR family transcriptional regulator, with translation MQKSKSEKYHKILNSAGAVFAEHGFYKATISQIAARAGVADGTLYLYFKNKDDILYQFLSFKTDVVFEKMNAAVAKGTDAESKLRNLIRCHLEEFQNDKNMAIIFQSEVRYLRDIESQIKDISKMYLDLLSDIIEQGQIEGTMRQDLFVGLVKRFILGAVEGVISTWVSAHGRYDLTTMADPLVDLYMTGVRGA, from the coding sequence TTGCAAAAAAGTAAGTCCGAGAAATATCATAAAATTTTAAACAGTGCCGGCGCAGTGTTTGCAGAGCATGGGTTTTACAAAGCTACCATTTCACAGATTGCTGCCCGGGCAGGGGTGGCAGACGGCACGTTATACCTTTATTTCAAGAACAAGGACGACATCCTTTATCAGTTCCTAAGCTTTAAAACAGATGTGGTGTTTGAAAAAATGAATGCCGCCGTGGCCAAAGGCACAGATGCTGAAAGCAAACTGAGAAATCTCATTCGCTGTCATCTTGAGGAGTTTCAAAATGACAAAAACATGGCAATTATTTTTCAATCAGAAGTGAGATACCTTCGGGATATTGAGTCCCAGATCAAGGATATTTCAAAGATGTACCTTGATCTGTTATCCGATATAATAGAACAGGGCCAGATAGAGGGCACCATGCGCCAGGATCTTTTTGTGGGACTTGTGAAGCGGTTTATTCTCGGGGCTGTGGAAGGTGTGATTTCCACCTGGGTCAGTGCCCATGGCCGCTACGATCTGACGACTATGGCAGATCCTCTGGTGGACCTTTATATGACGGGCGTCCGGGGGGCTTAG
- a CDS encoding response regulator — protein sequence MAEILVLDDVQDAGALIKRILERKGHKVTPFTEEEEAISHVARGGTDLAILDIKLKKMNGVEVLEEMKKKDSGIRVIMLTGYPTIETARESLSLGAAAYCVKPIDKDELESTVEEVLKT from the coding sequence ATGGCTGAAATACTGGTCCTGGACGACGTGCAGGATGCCGGAGCCCTGATCAAGAGGATACTGGAACGTAAAGGGCACAAGGTTACCCCCTTTACAGAAGAGGAAGAGGCCATTTCCCATGTGGCCAGGGGCGGGACAGACCTTGCCATCCTGGATATCAAGCTCAAAAAAATGAACGGTGTGGAGGTCCTCGAAGAGATGAAAAAAAAGGATTCCGGTATCCGTGTGATCATGCTTACTGGCTATCCCACCATAGAAACGGCCAGGGAAAGCCTGTCCCTGGGAGCAGCAGCTTACTGTGTCAAGCCCATTGACAAAGACGAACTGGAATCAACGGTGGAAGAGGTTCTCAAGACCTGA
- a CDS encoding cytochrome c3 family protein — MSKKIFTLLLAAGIAVVFTASGIHAGTKAEDVITMESKLFDKRKKGPDSKKPCKLVEFSHKKHHEEYKLSCGECHHDKDGKPLSDLKDGDDVKECEECHNHAKPGSKTFQGKYKNKPVDIMHLESAIHENCIGCHKEKGLKVGTKCGDCHKAM; from the coding sequence ATGAGTAAAAAAATTTTTACCCTCCTGCTGGCTGCAGGAATTGCCGTGGTTTTCACTGCCTCCGGTATTCATGCCGGAACCAAGGCTGAGGATGTTATCACCATGGAAAGCAAACTTTTTGATAAACGTAAAAAAGGGCCGGATTCAAAAAAACCATGCAAACTGGTTGAGTTCTCCCATAAAAAACATCATGAAGAGTACAAACTTTCCTGCGGCGAGTGCCATCATGACAAAGACGGCAAACCCCTTTCTGATCTTAAAGACGGCGATGATGTAAAAGAATGCGAAGAGTGCCACAACCATGCAAAGCCCGGCAGCAAAACCTTCCAGGGCAAATATAAAAACAAACCCGTTGATATCATGCATCTTGAATCAGCCATCCATGAGAACTGCATTGGCTGCCATAAGGAAAAAGGCTTGAAAGTCGGCACCAAATGCGGTGACTGTCATAAAGCAATGTAA
- a CDS encoding electron transfer flavoprotein subunit beta/FixA family protein produces the protein MEILVCVKRVPDTAENEFELNSEGNDLERDDLVYSVNEWDNYAVEEAIQIVDNVGGSVTVVTVGDDEAEEVLRREMAMGANNGVLLSDDAFEGSDGKGIAAILKAEVEKGKYDLILTGAQADEGAGQVGGMLAAMLDYPYASLVNKIEPADGKIKVGREIEGGNQEMNEIELPCVLSIQTGINEPRYVGIRGIRKVASVDIPVKGAGDLGVDAGSVGEAGAKTKRVDYFVPDMGEGAEILEGSTDEIIEKLIEKLKAKGGL, from the coding sequence ATGGAAATTTTGGTGTGTGTCAAACGCGTTCCGGATACTGCTGAGAACGAATTTGAGCTCAATTCCGAAGGAAACGATCTGGAACGTGATGATCTGGTATATTCTGTGAACGAGTGGGACAACTATGCAGTTGAAGAAGCCATCCAGATTGTGGACAACGTGGGTGGCAGCGTCACTGTTGTAACTGTGGGTGATGACGAGGCAGAAGAGGTTCTAAGACGTGAGATGGCCATGGGTGCCAATAACGGTGTTCTTCTTTCCGATGACGCCTTTGAAGGATCTGACGGCAAAGGCATTGCTGCCATTCTCAAAGCTGAAGTTGAAAAAGGCAAATATGATCTCATCCTTACCGGAGCCCAGGCCGATGAAGGTGCCGGGCAGGTTGGCGGCATGCTTGCGGCCATGCTGGATTACCCTTATGCGTCTCTGGTGAACAAGATTGAACCTGCTGATGGAAAAATTAAAGTGGGCCGGGAAATCGAAGGCGGCAACCAGGAAATGAACGAAATAGAGCTGCCCTGTGTGCTTTCCATTCAGACTGGTATCAATGAACCCCGTTATGTGGGTATCCGTGGTATCCGCAAGGTAGCCAGTGTCGATATTCCTGTAAAGGGTGCCGGTGACCTTGGCGTGGATGCGGGCAGTGTGGGTGAAGCCGGTGCAAAGACCAAACGCGTGGATTATTTTGTACCTGATATGGGTGAAGGCGCTGAAATCCTTGAAGGCTCCACCGATGAAATTATTGAAAAACTGATTGAGAAGTTGAAAGCCAAAGGAGGTCTTTGA
- a CDS encoding ATP-binding protein, whose amino-acid sequence MKLGFKGKLLLGFFTLLMVQGLVIFVWFSQAMKASVLKEIRNQGLSTATSLAVGLVEPLLATDYLRMKLLVDETTRLSNDIFYTFVLDPEGHILAHTFKDGFPVELKTVNPFSRTQGFSLKLLDTGTEKVYDYAVPITVKQDLLGILRLGLSHSRAEKIVGQILISTITIMVLAIFLAGLVGTLLANPVIRSIKRLHASSEQALRGNLNIHTAPTLARNCWDIMACNRTECPAYESHHHRCWYLAGTLCPTCVGGEYAKKIESCKNCRVYRQCSGDEIQSLAESFDAMTLSLKSNLSDLKRAEKILNEQKARLQTILDAIPDFISLQDVQGRYISVNKAFCDMLGRSQDQILGRFNKDLFPSVIAQRYDDEDASVLTSGTPLVKENKIKDPRGIKWLHVVKIPVPGKDFKSIGLVCSGRDISVFKEVQDQLTHAQKMESVGRLAAGVAHEINTPLGIILGYGQLLLEDFEKEGQVYQDVSAIVKQTKICAKIVKDLLNFSRSDESVTSQFDIHTALEEVIEVVEHTFGLNHVTIRRNFHPAPLYLNGDKEKIKQVFINLLHNAFDAIDSNGEIFVRTGKDETGKQMKICVTDTGCGIDKKNLQKIFDPFYTTKGPDKGTGLGLSVTFGIIKEHKGKIKAYSPPSDKSLSQGTEFVVLLPLDNEPAKGEHDG is encoded by the coding sequence ATGAAGCTGGGATTTAAGGGAAAACTGCTTCTTGGCTTTTTTACCCTGCTCATGGTCCAGGGACTGGTTATCTTTGTCTGGTTCAGCCAGGCCATGAAAGCCTCTGTGCTCAAGGAGATCAGGAACCAGGGGCTTTCCACCGCCACCAGTCTTGCCGTGGGATTGGTGGAACCGTTGCTGGCCACGGATTACCTGCGCATGAAGCTTTTGGTAGATGAGACCACAAGGCTGAGCAACGATATTTTCTACACCTTTGTCCTTGACCCCGAGGGCCATATTCTGGCTCATACCTTTAAAGACGGATTTCCAGTGGAACTGAAGACCGTCAACCCGTTTTCCCGAACCCAGGGCTTCTCACTCAAGCTTCTGGACACCGGCACCGAAAAAGTTTATGACTACGCCGTTCCCATCACCGTCAAGCAGGACCTTCTGGGCATCCTCCGCCTGGGGCTTTCCCATTCTCGGGCAGAAAAAATAGTGGGTCAGATCCTGATTTCCACCATTACTATCATGGTCCTGGCCATTTTCCTGGCAGGACTGGTGGGTACCCTGCTGGCCAACCCGGTGATTCGGAGCATCAAAAGACTCCATGCCTCATCGGAACAGGCATTACGTGGCAATCTTAACATTCACACCGCCCCGACCCTTGCAAGGAACTGCTGGGATATCATGGCATGCAACCGTACCGAATGCCCGGCTTATGAAAGTCATCATCACAGGTGCTGGTACCTGGCCGGCACCCTGTGCCCCACCTGTGTGGGAGGCGAATATGCCAAAAAGATAGAATCCTGCAAAAATTGCCGGGTATACCGGCAATGCTCAGGGGACGAAATCCAGAGCCTGGCCGAAAGTTTTGACGCCATGACACTCTCTTTGAAGAGCAACCTGTCTGATCTGAAGAGAGCAGAAAAAATTCTCAATGAACAAAAGGCCCGGCTCCAAACTATTCTGGACGCGATTCCCGATTTTATCTCCCTCCAGGATGTCCAGGGACGTTATATATCGGTGAACAAGGCCTTCTGCGACATGCTGGGTAGATCCCAGGATCAGATCCTAGGCCGGTTCAACAAAGACCTGTTTCCTTCCGTCATTGCCCAACGTTACGATGATGAGGATGCGTCAGTCCTCACATCCGGCACGCCCCTGGTTAAGGAAAACAAAATCAAAGATCCCCGGGGCATAAAATGGCTCCACGTCGTTAAAATCCCTGTCCCGGGAAAAGACTTCAAGTCCATAGGGCTGGTCTGCAGCGGCAGGGACATCTCCGTGTTCAAGGAGGTCCAGGACCAGCTCACCCATGCCCAGAAAATGGAATCCGTGGGCCGTCTGGCCGCAGGAGTGGCCCATGAAATCAATACCCCTTTGGGCATTATTCTGGGATACGGCCAGCTGCTGCTGGAGGATTTTGAAAAAGAGGGGCAAGTCTACCAGGATGTTTCAGCCATTGTTAAACAAACAAAAATCTGTGCAAAAATAGTCAAGGATCTGCTCAATTTTTCCAGGTCCGATGAAAGCGTGACGTCACAATTTGATATTCATACCGCCCTTGAAGAAGTCATTGAGGTGGTGGAACATACCTTTGGCCTGAACCATGTCACCATACGCCGCAACTTTCACCCAGCCCCCCTGTATTTGAACGGGGATAAGGAAAAGATCAAACAGGTCTTTATCAACCTGCTCCACAACGCCTTTGATGCCATCGACTCCAATGGAGAAATTTTTGTCCGCACCGGAAAAGATGAAACAGGCAAACAGATGAAAATCTGTGTTACAGATACCGGATGCGGCATTGATAAAAAAAACCTGCAAAAAATATTTGATCCCTTTTACACAACCAAGGGGCCGGATAAAGGAACGGGGCTGGGTCTTTCAGTCACCTTTGGCATCATCAAAGAGCACAAAGGGAAAATCAAGGCATACTCCCCCCCGTCAGACAAATCCCTTTCACAGGGGACAGAATTTGTGGTACTGCTGCCCCTGGACAATGAACCTGCAAAAGGAGAACACGATGGCTGA